The Paenibacillus sp. BIC5C1 DNA segment AAAAAGGAACATCTAATTGTTGCGGTAGCATCACAGATTGTTCAAACCGAGGTGCTGATTTTTAAGAAAATTGTGCATGGTGAGGGAACCTGTTACGAGAAATTAAATCAGATTTTTGACACATTAATCTTCTTTCAGCAGGCAGAGCATCAACAAAAATCCAAATTAATTGAGGCCTTTGAATGTTATGTCGCACTTTCCAAAGAACCTATAGAGAACATTGAGCTATATCAAGCGGAGTACAATAAAATTATTCTTCTGTTCTCTCAACTGGCAGAACTGGGTGAACAGGACCATTCCGTTAGAACGAGCACACAGACTGCTCATACGCTGATTACCATGATCAATGTATTTGCGAACTTTTCCAAAAAAACGGCCATGAATGAGAGTGTTCATGCGTTTCATACGGGTGTAGACACATCCGTGCAATTCAGCATTCTTAAACAGC contains these protein-coding regions:
- a CDS encoding TetR/AcrR family transcriptional regulator; this translates as MREKRRSCIIEAGISVFEQQGFEKATMHEIAKAASLGVATVFRYFPKKEHLIVAVASQIVQTEVLIFKKIVHGEGTCYEKLNQIFDTLIFFQQAEHQQKSKLIEAFECYVALSKEPIENIELYQAEYNKIILLFSQLAELGEQDHSVRTSTQTAHTLITMINVFANFSKKTAMNESVHAFHTGVDTSVQFSILKQLFLDALKP